Proteins from a single region of Neodiprion virginianus isolate iyNeoVirg1 chromosome 4, iyNeoVirg1.1, whole genome shotgun sequence:
- the LOC124302152 gene encoding uncharacterized protein LOC124302152 encodes MRKEHLRLHHCGPEQLLHSIRQRYWALSGWREARKVTSNCIQCYQSRPKVPDVMMGDLPTKRVRGSLKPFTDAGVDYAGPLQVRESRRRGRVPTTKAWIVVFTCLATRAVHLELVTEMTTEAFLSTLRRFVARRGICSTMISDNGTNFVGAARELKELYAFLEGEKQTISDHLAQQRIDWKFIPARSSHFGGLWEAAVKCTKKHLNTVTKGLVFTFEEYYTLLVEIESILNSRPLTPLSSNPNDTTALTPSHFLVRDSLLLPTEHNYLKVPDNRLSRWQHLQKVRQHFWNRWYQEYLSELQKRQKWHFNHSNLKVGTLVLLKEENLPPLQWLLCRVVEVHAGADNIVRVATVRTSTGLFKRAVKKLCPLPVGEEDKF; translated from the coding sequence ATGAGAAAGGAGCATCTACGTTTACACCATTGCGGACCGGAGCAACTATTACATTCTATTCGACAAAGATACTGGGCTCTATCTGGATGGCGAGAAGCTCGAAAGGTCACAAGCAATTGTATCCAGTGTTATCAAAGTAGACCGAAGGTACCGGATGTTATGATGGGCGATCTGCCGACTAAACGTGTTCGAGGTTCTCTGAAGCCATTCACTGATGCAGGCGTGGATTACGCGGGACCGTTGCAAGTTCGAGAAAGTCGGAGGCGAGGTAGAGTCCCTACAACGAAAGCTTGGATCGTGGTTTTCACATGTCTCGCAACAAGGGCTGTGCACTTAGAACTCGTGACGGAGATGACAACAGAAGCATTCCTATCAACACTACGTAGATTCGTGGCCCGAAGAGGAATTTGTTCGACTATGATATCCGATAATGGAACAAACTTCGTGGGAGCAGCAAGGGAGTTGAAAGAATTATACGCATTCTTGGAGGGCGAAAAGCAAACTATATCGGATCACCTAGCTCAGCAACGTATCGACTGGAAATTCATTCCAGCCCGATCTTCACACTTCGGCGGATTATGGGAGGCGGCCGTGAAGTGCACCAAAAAACACTTAAATACGGTCACGAAAGGTCTAGTCTTTACGTTTGAGGAGTATTACACACTTCTTGTTGAAATCGAATCAATCCTCAATTCCCGTCCACTCACACCTCTTTCGAGCAATCCTAACGACACAACAGCATTGACCCCTTCCCATTTCCTAGTAAGGGACTCACTCTTGTTACCAACAGAACACAACTACTTGAAAGTTCCCGATAATAGATTGTCTCGTTGGCAACACTTGCAAAAAGTGAGGCAGCACTTTTGGAACCGATGGTACCAGGAGTATCTTTCGGAATTGCAAAAACGCCAGAAATGGCATTTCAACCACAGCAACTTAAAGGTGGGAACTCTGGTTCTGCTCAAAGAAGAGAACCTTCCACCACTCCAATGGCTTCTTTGTCGAGTCGTTGAAGTACATGCGGGAGCAGACAACATCGTCCGAGTAGCTACGGTTCGAACGTCAACCGGTCTGTTCAAGAGAGCAGTAAAAAAGCTCTGCCCCTTGCCAGTGGGAGAAGAGGACAAATTCTAA